From one Rosa rugosa chromosome 4, drRosRugo1.1, whole genome shotgun sequence genomic stretch:
- the LOC133743878 gene encoding BTB/POZ domain-containing protein At5g41330, translating into MLKTMAPSALPRNGFKQNHKPESNIATIDVGGQLFQTTKQTLTLAGPDSLLSKISDSASAHLPPPFVDRDPELFSMLLSLLRTGNLPSKAKSLDLQDLIFESQFYGIETLLINSLSNPSHFDAFNLEKSLTLPLNGRDSPSVIATTPFGSVHVAHGSKITSFDWSLRKKSTILTEFTAVDSMLAISTKLAAVGATDFSGLQIIDLENGSVRETLNWENVTRSGSTVQAIGSSQEFLFSSFESGRRNSNSIMIYDLNTLTPVNEIGHYEIFGAEINSALPATKLKWVPGYNLLMASGSHRGPSGVCGNIKFWDTRSGNVVWEIQEKVDCFSDVTVSDDLSAMFKIGVNSGEMFYADLRSLGVEQPWVCLGDKRKMVSGKKEGVGCRIESHGSQVFCSKGGDLELWSEVAVGSKKRSEGGSEARHFRKNVMGRMKDMGGSRITNLTFGGNKMFMTRKDQQYVEVWQNSARGY; encoded by the coding sequence ATGCTCAAGACCATGGCACCTTCAGCTTTACCCAGAAACGGGTTCAAGCAAAACCACAAGCCTGAATCCAACATAGCCACCATAGATGTGGGTGGGCAGCTTTTCCAGACCACCAagcaaaccctaaccctagccggCCCGGACTCTCTTCTCTCCAAAATTTCCGACTCGGCCTCAGCTCACCTCCCTCCTCCGTTCGTCGACCGAGACCCTGAGCTCTTCTCCATGCTCCTCTCGCTTCTCAGAACCGGAAATCTGCCATCAAAGGCCAAATCTTTGGACCTCCAAGACCTAATTTTCGAGTCCCAATTCTATGGAATCGAAACCCTTTTGATCAATTCGCTCTCCAACCCGTCTCACTTCGACGCGTTTAACCTAGAAAAGTCTCTGACTTTGCCCCTCAACGGCCGAGACTCGCCGTCCGTGATCGCCACGACGCCGTTCGGCTCGGTCCACGTGGCCCACGGCAGCAAAATCACCTCTTTTGATTGGTCGCTGAGGAAAAAGTCGACGATTTTGACCGAGTTCACCGCCGTGGATTCGATGCTGGCGATCTCGACGAAGCTGGCCGCAGTGGGGGCCACAGACTTCTCGGGGCTCCAGATTATCGATCTCGAAAACGGGTCTGTGAGGGAGACTCTGAATTGGGAGAATGTGACCCGGTCCGGCTCCACAGTCCAAGCAATTGGGTCGTCACAGGAGTTTCTGTTTTCGAGTTTCGAATCCGGTAGGCGAAACTCGAATTCGATTATGATTTATGATTTGAACACATTGACCCCGGTTAATGAGATTGGGCATTATGAGATTTTTGGTGCTGAGATCAATTCAGCATTGCCGGCCACGAAATTGAAATGGGTGCCGGGTTACAATCTGTTGATGGCTTCCGGGTCTCACAGGGGACCTTCTGGAGTGTGTGGTAATATTAAGTTTTGGGATACAAGGTCTGGGAATGTGGTGTGGGAAATACAGGAGAAAGTTGATTGCTTTTCGGATGTAACTGTTTCGGATGACTTGTCAGCAATGTTCAAGATTGGTGTGAATTCCGGGGAGATGTTCTATGCGGATTTGAGAAGTTTGGGAGTGGAGCAGCCTTGGGTTTGTCTCGGTGATAAGAGGAAAATGGTGAGTGGTAAGAAGGAAGGTGTTGGGTGCAGGATTGAAAGCCATGGAAGCCAAGTGTTTTGTagcaagggtggggatttggaGCTGTGGTCAGAGGTAGCAGTAGGCTCTAAGAAGAGGAGTGAAGGCGGGTCAGAAGCTAGGCACTTTCGGAAGAATGTGATGGGGAGAATGAAGGATATGGGAGGTTCCAGGATAACCAACTTGACTTTTGGAGGGAACAAGATGTTCATGACCAGGAAGGACCAGCAATATGTTGAGGTTTGGCAGAATTCTGCTAGAGGATATTGA